A single genomic interval of Labrus mixtus chromosome 6, fLabMix1.1, whole genome shotgun sequence harbors:
- the hint1 gene encoding histidine triad nucleotide-binding protein 1, protein MADETAKAQVAQAGGDTIFGKIIRKEIPVQLLYEDDQCVAFPDISPQAPTHILVVPKKPIVRLSEAEECDAALLGHLMIVAKKCAQDAGLAKGYRIVINDGPDGGQSVYHIHIHVLGGRSMGWPPG, encoded by the exons ATGGCTGATGAAACGGCGAAAGCGCAGGTAGCCCAGGCGGGTGGAGACACAATATTTGGGAAAATAATACGTAAAGAAATTCCCGTCCAACTTCTCTACGAAGATGATCAG tgtgtagCTTTCCCTGACATTTCACCTCAAGCTCCCACTCACATCCTGGTGGTTCCTAAAAAGCCGATTGTGAGGTTGTCGGAAGCAGAGGAGTGTGATGCTGCA tTGTTGGGCCACTTGATGATAGTCGCAAAGAAGTGTGCTCAGGATGCGGGCCTTGCTAAAGGCTACAGGATTGTCATCAATGATGGACCTGATGGAGGCCAGTCGGTCTATCACATCCACATCCACGTCTTGGGTGGACGCAGTATGGGATGGCCCCCTGGTTAA
- the lyrm7 gene encoding complex III assembly factor LYRM7 — MGTRLKVLSVFKRLHRTRLAVFNNDDRSLTAARLKINDEFRKNKNEPSEENIQKMIKMGSDVEIVLREAVLQMEHLGENTLLLRPRESLLLENVPYCDQPRKKS, encoded by the exons ATGGGTACACGTTTGAAG GTTCTTAGCGTGTTTAAAAGGCTGCACAGAACCAGGCTGGCTGTGTTCAACAATGATGACAGATCACTGACAG CTGCAAGATTAAAGATCAATGACGAGTTccggaaaaacaaaaatgaacctTCAGAAGAAAACATCCAGAAG ATGATTAAAATGGGCTCGGATGTGGAAATTGTTCTTCGAGAAGCCGTGTTACAAATGGAACACCTTGGGGAAAATACACTCt TGCTACGACCCAGAGAGAGCCTACTACTAGAAAATGTACCCTACTGTGACCAGCCCAGGAAAAAGTCATGA
- the dync2li1 gene encoding cytoplasmic dynein 2 light intermediate chain 1, with amino-acid sequence MSKISSDTLWELAAAEAGGRDEDGGETVTERTLFLMGSKAGGKTSILLRCLDRDELSKPTLALEYTFGRRARGHNTPKDIAHLWELGGGISLSDLVQIPITTVSIRSLSVILILDLSKPNALWGTMERLLQAAQAQLEKVTSQAQQGQKSKPGAKHQTSVHSAARVLPKDFPDRELISPFPAPLLIIGSKYDLFQEFDSDKRKVVSKTLRFIAHYYAASLIFTSIKSESLMLKTKGFFSHLAFGLDRGKTVSSDPSKPLIIPAGSDSFSQIGSPPTTDVDITSLHAKNPKDLWKKVYERVFPQENTSEQRELKDPAKDPRYSEPQIDAMRAQKDQELDQYKKNAAKSWKGLELET; translated from the exons atgtcGAAAATAAG CTCGGACACGCTGTGGGAGTTGGCTGCGGCGGAGGCTGGAGGTCGGgatgaggatggaggagagacgGTCACCGAGAGGACCTTGTTTCTTATGGGGAGCAAGGCTGGG ggtAAAACGTCAATTCTCCTCAGATGTCTCGACAG GGACGAACTGTCCAAGCCGACTCTGGCGCTAGAGTACACTTTTGGTAGAAGGGCCAGAGGACACAACACA CCTAAAGATATAGCCCATCTGTGGGAGCTGGGAGGAGGGATCTCTTTGTCAGACCTAGTCCAGATCCCCATCACTACTGTCAGCATCAG GTCTCTCTCTGTTATCCTCATTCTTGACTTGTCTAAACCCAATGCACTGTGGGGAACAATGGAGAGGCTGCTGCAGGCAGCACAAGCTCAGTTGGAGAAAGTCACGTCTCAGGCACAACAAGGGCAGAAGAGCAAACCTGGCGCCAAACACCAGACATCTGTACACTCAGCGGCACGTGTCTTACCGAAAGACTTCCCT GACAGAGAGCTGATCAGTCCctttcctgctcctctgctcatcATTGGCAGCAAATATGACCTCTTTCAG GAATTCGACTCTGACAAGAGGAAAGTGGTCAGTAAAACACTGCGTTTTATAGCCCACTATTATGCAGCTTCTCTTATT ttcaCAAGCATCAAGTCTGAGAGCCTAATGTTAAAGACTAAGGGCTTCTTTTCTCACCTGGCTTTTGGTCTAGACAGAGG GAAAACTGTGTCCAGTGACCCCTCTAAGCCTCTCATCATTCCAGCCGGCTCAGACTCCTTCAGCCAAATAG GATCGCCTCCCACTACTGATGTGGACATTACATCTCTTCATGCTAAAAACCCAAAGGACCTCTGGAAGAAAGTCTATGAGCGTGTTTTCCCACAAGAG AATACCAGTGAGCAGAGGGAGCTGAAGGATCCAGCCAAAGACCCACGTTACAGTGAGCCTCAGATTGATGCCATGAGAGCCCAGAAAGACCAG gaGCTGGATCAGTACAAGAAGAACGCAGCTAAGTCATGGAAAGGGCTGGAACTGGAGACATGA